Proteins encoded within one genomic window of bacterium:
- a CDS encoding carbohydrate-binding protein, whose product MATYQAKVLTPWRSEPGRNDMLVAEEYPAAWTDITWQADPLIGADRLNRLVALGEGLSATQVAAIRTDARFAVLSVQDEAGGAPPPALEPLETMRTELAAVLSSDVARLVVEDVVPATADALVSTVKEVVLHPPWQVGLAVTVGQVFYRTGNLYEVIQGHTTQADWPPERAPALFKRYYEPTDDPWPWVQPLGAHDAYPLGARVTHGGYTWRSNIAANVWEPGSVGAEALWENLTPPPPPPPLAAWAYPVAYKGDNTQGAGNGDIVTYNGRRYRCWQTHTSQAGWTPTAVPALWIDLGPI is encoded by the coding sequence GCCGCATGGACGGACATCACCTGGCAGGCTGATCCGCTCATCGGCGCGGACAGGCTCAACCGCCTGGTCGCGCTTGGCGAAGGGCTGAGCGCGACGCAGGTGGCGGCTATCCGTACTGACGCCCGTTTCGCCGTGCTGTCTGTGCAGGACGAAGCCGGGGGCGCACCGCCACCCGCGCTCGAACCGCTGGAGACGATGCGGACGGAACTCGCCGCCGTGCTGTCGTCAGACGTGGCCCGGCTGGTGGTCGAAGACGTTGTACCGGCCACTGCCGACGCGCTGGTAAGCACTGTCAAAGAGGTAGTGCTACATCCGCCCTGGCAGGTCGGATTGGCAGTGACGGTAGGCCAAGTCTTCTATCGGACGGGCAACCTGTACGAGGTCATTCAGGGCCACACGACGCAGGCGGATTGGCCGCCTGAACGGGCGCCTGCTTTGTTCAAGCGCTACTATGAGCCAACCGACGATCCCTGGCCCTGGGTGCAACCCCTGGGCGCACACGACGCCTATCCGCTCGGCGCACGAGTGACACACGGCGGATATACCTGGCGGAGCAATATCGCGGCGAACGTGTGGGAGCCGGGCAGTGTAGGTGCCGAGGCGCTGTGGGAGAACTTGACTCCACCGCCCCCGCCCCCGCCGTTGGCTGCCTGGGCCTATCCAGTGGCTTACAAGGGCGACAACACACAGGGCGCGGGGAATGGTGACATTGTAACCTACAACGGGCGGCGCTACCGCTGCTGGCAGACCCACACGTCACAGGCGGGATGGACGCCGACCGCTGTCCCGGCGCTGTGGATTGACCTGGGGCCGATATAA